One genomic region from Gemmobacter aquarius encodes:
- the ureG gene encoding urease accessory protein UreG: protein MSKNGPLRVGIGGPVGVGKTTLTEQLCRALASRCSMAVITNDIYTREDAEYLMRAQVLPVERIRGVETGGCPHTAIREDASINLAAVADLRAAFPDLDLILIESGGDNLAATYSPELADITIYVIDTAAGQDIPRKRGPGVTRSDLLVVNKTDLAPYVGVDVALLESDTKFARGRLPYVMARLRQGVGIAEIVAFLEREGGLVLREAVQA, encoded by the coding sequence ATGAGTAAGAACGGGCCGTTGCGCGTGGGGATCGGCGGGCCGGTGGGCGTGGGCAAGACCACGCTGACCGAGCAGTTGTGCCGCGCGCTGGCAAGCCGCTGTTCGATGGCTGTCATTACCAATGACATCTACACCCGCGAGGATGCCGAATATCTGATGCGGGCGCAGGTGTTGCCGGTGGAACGGATACGGGGCGTCGAGACCGGGGGCTGCCCGCATACTGCGATTCGCGAGGATGCGTCGATCAACCTTGCGGCGGTGGCCGATCTGCGGGCGGCGTTTCCCGACCTCGACCTGATCCTGATCGAAAGCGGCGGCGACAATCTGGCGGCGACCTATTCGCCGGAGCTGGCCGATATCACCATCTATGTGATCGACACGGCGGCGGGGCAGGACATTCCGCGCAAACGCGGGCCGGGGGTGACGCGGTCGGATTTGCTGGTGGTGAACAAGACCGACCTTGCACCCTATGTCGGGGTCGATGTGGCGCTGCTGGAGAGTGACACGAAGTTTGCGCGGGGGCGGCTGCCTTATGTCATGGCGCGGCTGCGGCAGGGTGTGGGGATTGCCGAGATCGTGGCCTTTCTGGAACGCGAGGGCGGATTGGTGCTGCGCGAGGCGGTGCAGGCCTAG
- a CDS encoding urease accessory protein UreF: protein MSGLITLVQWLSPAFPTGGYAFSHGMERVIGDGTIRSGADLAVWLGAVLRHGAGRQDAILLACALREGADHAALAAYGRALAASGERYSETCAQGAALARAVSAVTGREISAGPLPVVLGQAAGPLGLAAEQVIGLYLHAFASNLVSAAVRFVPLGQNEGQRVLAGLHGLIGEIAAAAAGAGLEDISSAAFGADLAAMRHETMDVRIFKT from the coding sequence ATGAGCGGGCTTATCACGCTGGTGCAGTGGCTGTCGCCGGCCTTTCCGACGGGGGGCTATGCCTTTTCGCACGGGATGGAGCGGGTGATCGGTGACGGCACCATTCGCAGTGGTGCCGACCTTGCCGTCTGGCTGGGGGCGGTGCTGCGGCACGGGGCGGGGCGGCAGGATGCGATCTTGCTGGCTTGTGCGCTGCGCGAGGGGGCGGACCACGCGGCGCTTGCAGCCTATGGGCGGGCGCTGGCGGCATCGGGCGAGCGGTATTCCGAGACTTGCGCGCAGGGGGCGGCGCTTGCGCGGGCGGTTTCGGCGGTGACGGGGCGCGAGATTTCGGCGGGGCCGTTGCCGGTGGTGCTGGGGCAGGCGGCGGGGCCGCTTGGGTTGGCGGCAGAGCAGGTGATCGGGCTTTACCTGCACGCGTTTGCGTCGAACCTCGTGTCTGCTGCGGTGCGCTTCGTGCCATTGGGCCAGAACGAGGGGCAGCGGGTGCTGGCGGGGTTGCACGGGCTGATCGGGGAGATCGCGGCGGCGGCGGCAGGGGCCGGGCTGGAGGATATATCGAGTGCGGCCTTTGGGGCGGACCTTGCGGCGATGCGGCACGAGACGATGGATGTGAGGATATTCAAGACATGA
- a CDS encoding urease accessory protein UreE, protein MPDLPASHRVIRKPETGGKVPVDRVVLGYDERFLRRKRLMTEAGAGFLVDLAETSSVSAGDCFELLDGRLVVVEAAAEPVLVVTGANLPRLAWHIGNRHTPCQIEPARLVIRDDHVLKGMLAGLGATVGHAMEPFTPEGGAYGHGRTMGHDHGFGAHDHLRGPVLTLPHALAGLHVQHQGFARVEDDPEAPDE, encoded by the coding sequence ATGCCTGACCTTCCCGCATCCCACCGCGTCATCCGCAAACCCGAAACCGGTGGAAAAGTTCCTGTGGACCGTGTCGTTCTGGGCTATGATGAGCGGTTCTTGCGCCGGAAACGGCTGATGACCGAGGCGGGCGCCGGGTTTCTGGTCGATCTGGCGGAAACGTCGAGTGTTTCGGCGGGCGATTGCTTCGAACTGCTCGATGGGCGGCTGGTTGTTGTGGAAGCGGCGGCAGAGCCGGTGCTTGTGGTGACGGGGGCGAACCTGCCGCGTCTGGCCTGGCATATCGGGAACCGGCACACGCCCTGCCAGATCGAGCCCGCACGGCTGGTGATCCGCGATGACCATGTCTTGAAGGGGATGCTGGCGGGGCTGGGGGCCACGGTCGGCCATGCGATGGAGCCGTTCACACCGGAAGGCGGGGCCTACGGACACGGGCGGACGATGGGGCATGACCACGGATTCGGCGCGCATGACCATTTGCGTGGGCCGGTTTTGACGCTGCCGCATGCGCTGGCGGGGCTGCATGTGCAGCACCAGGGTTTCGCGCGCGTCGAGGATGACCCCGAGGCGCCCGACGAATGA